The proteins below come from a single Megalops cyprinoides isolate fMegCyp1 chromosome 5, fMegCyp1.pri, whole genome shotgun sequence genomic window:
- the si:dkey-247m21.3 gene encoding 5-hydroxytryptamine receptor 4, whose translation MATESDPTENSINEEVNAEHILNHAERIILSIFLATLIIMTVLGNLLVMVALCKDRHLRKKKTNYFIVSLAFADLLVALVVMPFAAIELTTGSWRYGETFCLIRTSLDVLLTTASILHLCCIALDRYYAICCQPLVYRNKMTPIRVALMLGGCWIIPSFISFLPIMQSWNAIGIEDLIEERKFSSTTNETYCVFLVNRPYALICSAVAFYVPLGLMVLAYQRIYVTAMEHARQIGTLQRAGSAPEHYFGPDHQGSSRMKIETKAAKTLAVIMGCFCLCWAPFFVTNVVDPFIQYSVPWQMWTAWLWLGYINSGLNPFLYAFLNRAFRRAFLMILCCGDERYTRHGSFGPSRPYSGSVNGTSIALRLSFLPNRSYSDNGRRILSSELESQESVGGP comes from the exons ATGGCCACAGAATCAGACCCAACAGAAAA TTCAATCAATGAAGAAGTAAATGCAGAGCATATACTGAACCATGCCGAGAGGATCATTCTCAGCATCTTCCTGGCCACTCTCATCATCATGACTGTCCTCGGCAATCTCCTGGTGATGGTGGCGCTGTGTAAAGACCGACACCTGAG GAAAAAGAAGACCAACTACTTCATTGTGTCATTGGCATTCGCTGACCTCCTGGTGGCACTGGTGGTCATGCCGTTTGCAGCCATTGAGCTGACCACAGGTAGCTGGAGGTATGGAGAGACATTCTGCTTAATCCGCACTTCGCTGGACGTCTTGCTGACTACTGCATCCATCCTACACCTGTGCTGCATTGCTCTTGACAG GTACTACGCGATTTGCTGTCAGCCTCTGGTGTACAGGAATAAGATGACGCCCATAAGAGTGGCTCTGATGTTAGGGGGATGCTGGATCATCCCATCCTTCATCTCCTTCCTTCCCATAATGCAAAGCTGGAATGCCATTGGCATTGAAGACTTA ATTGAAGAGAGGAAGTTCAGCAGCACCACTAATGAGACCTATTGTGTCTTCCTGGTGAACCGTCCATATGCCCTAATATGCTCTGCAGTAGCTTTCTATGTGCCCTTGGGGCTCATGGTCCTGGCATACCAGCGGATCTACGTGACCGCCATGGAGCATGCGCGGCAAATTGGGACACTTCAGCGGGCGGGGTCTGCGCCCGAACACTACTTTGGCCCAGACCACCAAGGCTCCAGCCGCATGAAGATCGAGACCAAAGCGGCCAAGACCCTGGCAGTCATCATGGGCTGCTTCTGCCTCTGCTGGGCGCCTTTCTTTGTCACCAACGTGGTGGACCCTTTCATCCAGTACAGCGTGCCCTGGCAGATGTGGACCGCCTGGCTGTGGCTGGGCTACATCAACTCGGGCCTCAACCCCTTCCTCTACGCCTTCCTGAACCGGGCTTTCCGCCGGGCCTTCCTCATGATCCTGTGCTGCGGGGACGAGCGCTACACCCGCCACGGGAGCTTCGGCCCTTCGCGGCCCTATTCCGGCTCCGTCAACGGGACATCCATCGCGCTCAG